From one Meles meles chromosome 18, mMelMel3.1 paternal haplotype, whole genome shotgun sequence genomic stretch:
- the LOC123930271 gene encoding E3 ubiquitin/ISG15 ligase TRIM25-like produces MSRNQAGNFREGGANLIRRSQNSSQRERAAKPLALPDMQKVSRPAQDHNSALQPPAQPSRPPQTQLLMSNSSLSTFEDQVLCPICLEVFRNPVTTVCGHNFCMTCLQGFWDHQATVGETLYCPQCRESFPSRPRLCKNVILEEMVTCFTQAKSHTLGSSRILAGPRDVPCDFCAPQKLKSVKSCLQCMASLCEKHLRSHFEDQAFQDHSLLEPVWDLKSRLCRKHRQLRRLYCRTEGCCVCGACLLEEHKNHDTIPLEEERACKEVEVRKVQANVENQMLIINSDSQKHRGQVAFLSKLIQTTREEVNTCFSEIIQEVKALQTKVLDFVEKEEAAALGKLGSSIQQSHNRLLKLEGDSIWLRTLLANRSDQQFLQKGVDPGILSTCLGVCFSRLPQEFPRLKHFPACVEPLMGTNCEEKQTFLQLPETLEELRTRLMDVGLSFINQLLLKGIKMNSYEVLPPAVDRKTLLKCYCNLNFDPTTASEELFLFKETHSVLNLGILLEPFATGGPFPGFKQWPQVLCSRGLSEGRHYWEADVSNSWVCLGLTYRRSPPLGSRPRRNIVYLLGRNPYSWCLEWDSLKFSVWHNNTQTVLHGGYHRTLGVALDCGAGCLSFYGVAGGVSLLYRFLVSFLEPLYPAVMVSSGASVTLKQRPEAEA; encoded by the exons ATGTCAAGGAACCAAGCTGGCAATTTTCGAGAAGGGGGGGCCAACTTGATAAGGAGATCGCAAAACAGCAGCCAAAGGGAAag GGCCGCCAAGCCTCTAGCCCTCCCTGACATGCAGAAGGTTTCAC GGCCAGCCCAGGACCACAACtcagccctgcagccccctgcccagccctcaAGACCTCCCCAAACCCAGCTCCTAATGAGTAACAGCAGTCTCAGCACCTTCGAGGACCAAGTCCTCTGTCCCATTTGCCTGGAGGTATTCCGCAACCCGGTCACCACGGTCTGCGGGCACAACTTCTGCATGACCTGCCTCCAAGGCTTCTGGGACCACCAGGCCACCGTGGGCGAGACACTCTACTGCCCCCAGTGCCGGGAGAGCTTCCCCTCCAGACCGCGCCTCTGCAAGAACGTCATCCTGGAGGAGATGGTGACCTGCTTCACCCAGGCCAAGAGCCACACCTTGGGATCCTCTCGGATCCTGGCGGGGCCCCGGGATGTGCCCTGTGACTTCTGTGCTCCGCAGAAGCTCAAGTCGGTCAAGTCCTGTCTGCAGTGCATGGCCTCCCTGTGCGAGAAGCACCTGCGCAGCCACTTCGAGGACCAGGCGTTCCAGGACCACTCGCTGCTGGAGCCCGTGTGGGACCTCAAGAGCCGCCTGTGCCGCAAGCACCGCCAGCTGCGGAGGCTGTACTGCCGCACGGAAGGCTGCTGCGTATGCGGGGCCTGCCTGCTGGAGGAGCACAAGAACCACGACACCATCCCCCTGGAGGAGGAGCGCGCCTGCAAGGAG GTGGAGGTTCGGAAGGTCCAGGCCAATGTGGAAAACCAGATGCTGATCATCAACTCTGACAGCCAGAAGCACAGGGGGCAGGTGGCCTTTCTCTCG aaACTGATCCAGACAACACGTGAGGAGGTGAACACCTGCTTCTCAGAGATCATCCAGGAGGTCAAAGCACTGCAGACGAAGGTCTTGGattttgtggagaaagaggaggcaGCGGCTCTGGGGAAGCTGGGCAGCTCTATCCAGCAGAGCCACAACCGGCTCCTGAAGCTGGAGGGGGACAGCATCTGGCTCCGCACCCTGCTGGCCAACAGGAGCGACCAGCAGTTTCTGCAG AAGGGAGTGGACCCTGGGATTCTGAGTACCTGCCTCGGTGTATGTTTCTCCAGACTCCCCCAG GAGTTCCCCAGGCTGAAGCACTTCCCTGCCTGCGTGGAACCCCTGATGGGAACCAACTGTGAGGAGAAGCAGACCTTCCTCCAGCTGCCAGAGACCCTGGAGGAACTCCGGACCCGGCTGATGGACGTGGGCCTCAGCTTCATCAATCAGCTCCTCCTGAAGG gcatTAAGATGAACTCCTATGAGGTGCTGCCCCCAGCTGTGGACAGGAAAACACTTCTCAAGT GTTACTGCAACCTGAACTTTGACCCCACCACGGCCAGCGAGGAGCTGTTCCTGTTCAAGGAGACCCACTCGGTGCTGAACCTGGGCATCCTCCTGGAGCCCTTCGCCACGGGCGGCCCCTTCCCGGGCTTCAAGCAGTGGCCGCAGGTGCTGTGCTCGCGCGGCCTGTCCGAGGGCCGCCACTACTGGGAGGCCGACGTGTCCAACTCGTGGGTGTGCCTGGGCCTCACCTACCGCCGCAGCCCCCCGCTGGGCAGCCGCCCGCGCCGCAACATCGTCTACCTGCTGGGCCGCAACCCCTACTCGTGGTGCCTGGAGTGGGACTCGCTCAAGTTCTCCGTGTGGCACAACAACACGCAGACGGTGCTGCACGGCGGCTACCACCGCACGCTCGGCGTGGCGCTCGACTGCGGCGCCGGCTGCCTCTCCTTCTACGGCGTGGCGGGCGGCGTGAGCCTGCTCTACCGCTTCCTCGTCTCCTTCCTGGAGCCGCTCTACCCCGCGGTCATGGTCAGCAGCGGCGCCTCGGTCACGCTCAAGCAGCGGCCGGAGGCGGAGGCGTAG